A stretch of Roseibium porphyridii DNA encodes these proteins:
- a CDS encoding peroxidase-related enzyme (This protein belongs to a clade of uncharacterized proteins related to peroxidases such as the alkylhydroperoxidase AhpD.) gives MTRIVHKFTRKVPEWRPRLKPVKLEEATQEQLDALKVTPSNTKVSAYVLTLAHDVESLSVRSPLFNAIMYDRGGMSREERELGALAASMVNRCIYCAAVHADRHAKLAKDETVTDELFLNGSNADLSPRNRAIFDFARKAAEAPPSAGPEDIEKLSDAGLSDEEIFDLILSSSLFGWANRLMHVLGDPVGRKETA, from the coding sequence GTGACCCGGATCGTCCACAAATTCACGCGCAAGGTTCCCGAATGGCGTCCGCGCCTGAAGCCGGTGAAACTGGAAGAAGCCACTCAGGAGCAGCTCGACGCGCTCAAGGTGACCCCCTCCAACACCAAGGTGTCGGCCTACGTCTTGACCCTTGCCCATGATGTCGAGAGCCTTTCGGTTCGCTCCCCGCTGTTCAACGCGATCATGTATGATCGTGGCGGCATGTCACGTGAAGAGCGTGAACTTGGTGCTTTGGCGGCATCCATGGTCAATCGCTGCATTTATTGCGCAGCAGTTCATGCGGACCGCCATGCAAAACTTGCCAAAGACGAAACCGTGACGGACGAGCTGTTCCTGAACGGCAGCAATGCCGATCTCAGCCCGAGAAACCGTGCGATTTTCGACTTTGCGCGCAAGGCCGCTGAGGCACCGCCTTCAGCTGGTCCTGAAGATATCGAAAAACTGTCAGATGCAGGCCTCTCAGATGAAGAGATCTTCGATCTGATCTTGTCATCCTCTTTGTTCGGATGGGCAAATCGCCTGATGCACGTTTTGGGCGACCCGGTGGGTCGAAAGGAGACGGCATGA
- a CDS encoding CMD domain-containing protein, translated as MSDLTILTQAGVAPDSTLSRVVSMRGNIIGMTQSAEEAVLRPKETGAFPHDLRAAIAARVSRLAGDEALTAYYVAQAGQYAALGELGDPCEQHADLAVVLSFVDKIANQTRDAAANDISDLQEAGVADADIVRLCELVAFLAFQIRVISGLRLMNGKST; from the coding sequence ATGTCTGACCTCACAATCCTTACCCAGGCCGGTGTTGCACCGGATAGCACCTTGTCCAGGGTGGTATCGATGCGCGGCAACATCATTGGCATGACGCAGTCTGCCGAGGAAGCCGTTTTGCGTCCGAAGGAAACAGGCGCCTTTCCCCACGACCTTCGCGCAGCGATAGCCGCACGCGTCTCGCGCCTCGCCGGAGATGAAGCATTGACGGCATATTATGTAGCTCAGGCCGGACAATACGCGGCTTTGGGAGAGCTGGGAGACCCGTGTGAGCAGCATGCAGATTTGGCTGTGGTTTTGTCTTTCGTCGACAAAATCGCAAATCAGACCCGGGATGCTGCTGCCAACGATATTTCGGACCTGCAGGAAGCAGGTGTTGCCGATGCCGATATCGTTCGGCTGTGTGAATTGGTTGCCTTCCTTGCTTTCCAGATACGTGTGATTTCCGGATTGCGCCTGATGAATGGAAAAAGCACGTGA
- a CDS encoding NAD(P)-binding domain-containing protein — translation MTKILSSIDSQGLAVLEARLKDDLDLLCYPSKDWIPRRADVTDVVIIGGGMCGMVAWLALRTGGIHNIRVLDRATKGYEGPWLGYARMETLRSPKFLTGPAFGHGSLTFQAWFRAQFGTKDWDELDKIPRTMWMDYLCWYRKVLKIPIENNVSVDHVEPDGDLLRLTVSGAETGTIQTRKLIFATGRDGTGGPNIPEFMKELPKHLWAHSADEIDFAALKEKRVAVIGVGASAVDNSAEALEHGAAEVRHLVRRKEMPTINKMMGIGSYGFTAGYAALPDEWRWRFMQYSFATQTPSPRGSTLRVSHHPNAYFHFDKATTRIDQSGGGALLHFADGTSYQADFVILGTGFVIDPMARTEFGETAAEILLWHDVYTPPAGEESADLGRFPYLNSDFTFREKNPGKAPWLKNVYCFNYGASASLGKVSGDIPGISDGAAWLSRSVAASLYGEDIEAHWQGMQDYDTPELHGDEWQPTELPLEAQRRESEAV, via the coding sequence ATGACAAAAATACTGTCCTCAATAGACTCGCAAGGCCTGGCGGTGCTCGAAGCCCGTCTCAAGGATGATCTGGATCTGCTTTGCTACCCCTCCAAGGACTGGATACCGCGAAGAGCGGATGTGACAGACGTCGTCATCATTGGTGGCGGAATGTGCGGGATGGTTGCCTGGCTGGCTTTGAGAACAGGCGGAATTCACAATATCCGCGTTCTCGATCGGGCCACCAAAGGCTACGAAGGTCCCTGGCTGGGATACGCCCGCATGGAAACCCTTCGGTCTCCCAAGTTTCTGACCGGCCCTGCCTTCGGACACGGTTCCCTGACATTTCAGGCCTGGTTCCGTGCCCAGTTCGGCACGAAAGACTGGGACGAACTGGACAAGATCCCCCGCACGATGTGGATGGACTACCTTTGCTGGTATCGCAAGGTCCTCAAGATCCCGATCGAAAACAACGTTTCGGTCGATCATGTGGAGCCCGATGGGGACCTGTTGCGGCTCACAGTCTCGGGTGCGGAAACGGGAACCATTCAAACCCGCAAACTGATCTTTGCAACGGGACGCGACGGAACGGGCGGCCCGAATATTCCCGAATTCATGAAGGAGCTGCCGAAGCATCTTTGGGCGCATAGCGCAGACGAAATCGACTTTGCCGCTCTGAAGGAGAAGCGCGTTGCCGTTATTGGTGTTGGCGCGTCGGCAGTCGACAATTCGGCAGAAGCACTGGAGCACGGCGCAGCGGAAGTGCGTCACCTGGTTCGCCGCAAGGAGATGCCGACAATCAATAAAATGATGGGCATTGGCAGTTATGGATTTACTGCCGGTTATGCCGCCTTGCCCGACGAATGGCGCTGGCGTTTCATGCAATACAGCTTCGCAACGCAAACCCCCTCTCCGCGCGGATCAACCTTGCGGGTCAGCCACCACCCGAATGCTTACTTTCATTTCGACAAGGCAACGACGCGGATAGATCAGTCCGGCGGCGGAGCACTCCTCCATTTTGCAGACGGTACATCCTACCAGGCGGACTTCGTCATCCTTGGGACCGGATTTGTCATTGACCCAATGGCGCGGACGGAATTCGGTGAAACGGCAGCGGAGATCCTTCTCTGGCATGACGTCTACACCCCACCTGCCGGCGAAGAGTCTGCGGATCTGGGGCGGTTTCCCTATCTGAATTCCGATTTCACTTTCAGGGAGAAGAACCCAGGCAAAGCTCCATGGCTGAAGAATGTCTACTGCTTCAACTACGGCGCATCGGCGAGCCTGGGCAAGGTGAGCGGCGACATTCCAGGCATCAGTGATGGTGCCGCATGGCTGTCTCGCTCCGTCGCGGCTTCGCTCTACGGAGAGGATATAGAGGCCCACTGGCAGGGGATGCAGGACTACGACACGCCGGAACTTCATGGCGATGAATGGCAACCGACCGAGCTGCCGCTGGAAGCACAACGAAGGGAGAGCGAGGCGGTATGA